The Phycisphaeraceae bacterium genome includes the window CGAATGACTCGGTGCTGTACGTTTCGCGAGGTCGCGGCTACACGCAGCTCCAAGGAGTTCCACAGTCCATCACCACTCCTTGGCCCACGACGCATGAGGTATACGTCCGTCGGCTGGAGACGCCGTGGCCACGCGTCGAGAAGATGCCGGGCACGGCGGCCAACACGTCCTCACCGGATGACCACGAGGTCAAGGCGGCGAAGCGGAGCAGTGAGTTCATGACACAACTCGAAGCGGTGGTCGGCCGCCTTGAACAGGAGCTGTTCGGCACCCAGCCAGGAGGACCGCCACCTCGACCGGGTTCGAAGGCACGGGATCGCGGACGGGGTAAACGGGACAACTCTGGTACTCAGCCACCACCGGAGCAGGAGGATGACCGCGATGAGCCATAGATTCAGTTCGTCCCAAAAAAGACAACAGGCCCAAGGGCCCGTGTCTTCCGAACATCTCGGAACATACACGCCTCCATCAATACTCCCTCTCGTCTTGAGAGGTACGGTTGTTTGTCGCTCAATGTCCTGTCGGACAATCAGAGACAGACACTCCGTGCGAGGGTGCACGTCTCGGGATGTGGGCCGCCACTTTGACCTGACGGGCGGCTGGAAGGGTTTGACAGATTATACGTCTCCGAATGCGCCGAGGTTGCCGAAGGAGCCCACCGCATGAGCACCGACCTCGCGTCGAGCCAGCCCGTCCCCGATCCGTCGGAGCCCAAGCCGGACACGGCGACACCGGATCGCAACCGGCGGAACTGGGTGGGTTGGCTTCTTGCCGCCACGTTCGTCGCCCTGTTGTTTGTGGAACTGGGCCCATGGCCGGGGTTGATCACCAATACGCTTGGCCTGTCAGTGTCATCGCGAACAGCGTGGAGAGACGACGCCGGCGTCTCCGTACCGACGAGCCCCAGGGCTCCGACCTACCGAACCGGTCGCAGACTCTCGTTCAACGACGCTGAGCTGGCCGAGTTTGCCCGGCACTGCGACGCGGTCCTGCAGACCTTCCAGCATCTTGACAACCAGAACGCCGGCGACTATTCGGCCGTCCGGAGGTTCTATGGCGATCGGGTGCCGGAGCTGTTCACTTCCCTGACGGCACAGCTGTTCCCAGAGGCGAACGCCATCCGCTGGAAGACGTTTTTGGAGCTTGACGTTCCACCTCGCATGAAGAGACCGTCTGATTTCATCCCCTTCTACGAGGACCTCATGCTCGCCGGTGTGACACGGCAGCTCACCACGGGACACCTGTCCGAAGTGGTTCGGTACATCGATTGGTGGAAAGCGGCCGCAGTCAAAGAGGACGCCTATCGACGGTCGGCACTCTCACTGGCCGACTACATGCCTGTTGGGCTTCGTCCCCAGACGGATCTCCGGCCACGTTGGCAACTGTCAGGACTCGACGGAGCCCGGCAGTTCATGGTCGACAAGCTGGAACGGGGCAACGTCGCGGGGCCAGGCCTAGGGGAGGATGCACAGAGAGTCCCGACTCCAGGTGAACCAAGTGGCTCGCAGTCTCCGCCTTGAACCGCCCACGGTACGAGCTGATCCCCGAATCGCAGACTACGGGCCTCCAGCCGGAGGAGTGTGGACGGCGGTTCGGAGGCAAGTCGCTTGCACAAGGGACGACGAAGTGCCGTCCGCTACCCACTCGACGACCCACCTGACCGTTGGGTCGGGCCAGGTCGACCGCCGGGTGGGTCAGATCGCTCGCAAGTGCCGGAAGAGCCATTGGTTAGAACGCGACGTCTGGCGCACTCCGCATCCCTTCCAAGACAGCTCCCTTGTGCCCCGGGCACGCATCCACCACACGACTCAGGCTCATGGTCAAGCGGCTTCCGTGGCTAGGAGCGGAGAGTCGGAAGCGCTCTTGAGACGGGAGTTGTGCAACGCGGAGGATGGGTCCATAAAGGACGTTATGGTGCACCAGAGGGAGGGGGTCGCGGGTCCGGTGGGTCCGTCGCCGTCCGGAGACCTGATACGTCTTGACAACCGTGCCGAATCGTGTGTCGGGGAGCCCGGGATGCGGCCGCGGGCGGAGTTGCCCGTGGCGATTCGATCCGCCGGGCCAGCCGCCGCGACCCGGTTCGTCGAGTTCTTTGTGGCGACTATCCGAAATCCAAACACTCGCGAGGCGTATGCCCGGGCCGTGAGGTCGTTTTTCGGGTGGGCTGAGTGCCTCGGAATCGCCCGACTAGACCAGATCCAGCCCCTCACCGTGGCCGCCTATATCGAGTCGACGGGGAAGACTCACTCTCGCCCTACGGTCAAGCAGCACCTCGCCGCGCTGACTGGACTGTTTGATTGGCTGGTCGTCGGTGGACACTTGTCGAGCAATCCGGCCGCGTCAGTCCGCGGACCGGCCCACGTCGTCCGCCGAGGTCTGACCCCGGTTCTCACCGCCGTCGAGGCCAGAAGTCTGCTCGACTCGATTCCCCTTAAGGGGGCTACGTCCATTCGGGACCGCGCCCTCATCGCAGTTATGGTCTTCAGCTTTGCCAGGGTCTCTGCCGCGGTAGGAATGCGCGTCGCCGACTACTTCCCGGAGGGAAAGCGATGGAAGCTCCGATTGCGAGAGAAGGGCGGCAAGCAGCACATCGTGCCATGCCATCACACCGCGGAGGCGTATGTGGACCAGTACATCGACGCGGCCGGAATCGCCGGTGAGCCCACGAGTCCGCTCTTCCGGACCACCGACCGGCGGGGTTGTTTCACCGACCGTTCGATGACGAGGAACGATGCGCTCAGGATGGTCAAGCGTCGAGCCCGAGCTGTTGGACTTCCGGCGTCAATTTGCTGCCACACCTTTCGGGCGACGGGCATCACGTCCTACCTGGAGAACGGCGGAACCATCGAGAACGCGCAGGCGATCGCGGCCCACGAATCTCCCCGCACCACCAAGCTGTACGACCGAAGGAATGACGAGATCACGCTCGACGAGATCGAGCGGATCCGGATTTGAGCGGAAGGAGAACGCCGTGGTGACCCACGGCGCCCTCGCGTGGGCCGCGGCTACTTCACTACGCCCTCTTCCTCGCTTTCATCTTGGGGGTGCTTACCGACGTCCCAGCTCGAATCATCATCGTCCGGGCTGGATTCGGGTTCGGTGTTGTCGGCTTGGGCTGCGACTTGCACTGGCTTGAGGGATGATGCTTGCCGTTCGTCACTTTCAGACTCCTTCCGCATGGTGCCCAGGAGCAGAGTGCCCCCGTTGTAGTACTTCCGCAGGGCATCACGCGAGCCCGCGGCGAACACAACCGTCAGCGTGAGCAGCAGAGCCTCGACCCAGCCGAGTCCGGCAGAGGCCGCGTGCGGAGAACACCGCCACATGGCGTACGCGGCCGTAAGGGCGACAAGGCTGTTCCCGTAGAACTGGTAGTAGCGGTAGTGCTGCTCAACGAGGTAGTCGAAGGCGTCGAGCCGCTCCGTCAGGCGCGACTCGTCCAGTGTGGGGCGGACCAGCCCCGTGAAGTGATGGGCCGTATCCAGCACGGCCCAGCGGATGACGCTCGCGGTCATGCCCGACCCGATCGATGCGAGCCCGACGTACAGGACGCTCGCCACCGTCGGCCCATTCGTGCCGGAGTCGCCAGCACCAACAAGCCACACATGCACCGAGTCCGACAGGCTCCCCACTCCGAGCAGCACCACGAAGCCGGGCAAGACGTAGGCGATCAGCAGTCCAAAGTTGCGGGTGTTGAAGATGTCCATGCTCCCCCAAGGTCTTCCCGAAGACGACCAAGGGGGCGGGCCCGCACGCGGGACCCCGACCCCCTAGTATGTCCTGAAACTGAATCAGGATCAAGCAATCTGACACGGAAATCGGATCAATGCCCCAGAAGGCCCATCGCACCGACAACTACCAGCCCGTTCCCGAGCTCCTCCGGCACATGCGGTCAGAGGCCGGGCTCACCCAGCGTTCTCTCGCCGAGCTGCTGGACCGGCCGCAGTCCTGGGTTCACAACTGTGAAGCCGGCGACCGGCGTGTCGACTTGGCCGAGTTCGTCTCGTGGACCCGGGCGTGCGGCCGAACACCGCGTTCCGCACTGGAGCACTATCTCCGAGCGTTGGACCCTTGAGCCGACCGCTGCGTGCGTGAAGATCGGGCCGACCGTGCGTCTGAGCGTCAGGACCTCGTGTCCGATGGTCCTCTGTCCTCTGGCTTTGAGTTCTCGGTTCACCACGCGGAGCAGGTTGAGAAGCTGGCGACGGATCGGGGCGTACGGCTCGACCGCGACCGCCCGGAGTGCTTCACGAACGCCGGCCGGACCACGGTGCGCCGCCACATCGAGTAGCCAGGCACGGACCTCCAGGTACTCCCGCCGTTCGATGCGGACGTGCGGGTGGCCGTCCCGGTAGCTCACCGCATACCCCGCGTACTTCACCGGGACCCGCCGCACATCACGGATCACGTGACGTTCGTCTTCGAAGAAAGCATGACGGCCGTGCGTGGCCAGCAGCACAAAGAACCGCCCATGGCGGATGTACTGCATGTTCGCGATCCCCAGCTTCTTCCGTCGGGCCCTGGCCCACTTGGAGATATCGATCCCATACCGCTCCACAAGCTTGGCGTCCACGCGAAGTGGATCCTTGCCGTCCGGAACGCGGCCTGACACATAGAACCAGTAGCCCCGCCCGACATAGGACACGGCGAGTTGCTGGATGAACCCTGCGATACTTTTGGTCACACATCGGTACTCCGTCATGCTGCATCCGTTATGGAGCATCGGCCCACGCGTGTTGCACAAGGAAGCCGGGTGTTTGAGGGCACACCCGGCAAAGCCCGTCGAACCGTGCTCGTCCATGGTCGAACGGTGAGTGCAGCGGCCCTGGAGGGACGCATCACTCCCTTCTCGCCATGCACATCGTGAACCTTCGCCCGGTTCGCACCTTCGCCGCTCGAACCTCCTTTCCGCTCCCACCAGGGCACGGACGCTGGTTTCCCAGATCGTCCGTGCCCAATACATGGTGGTAGCGCAGCAACAACCTCGACTCGCACAGCGGCGTACTCCGGGTACACCTGTCCTGTGCATCGTCGAAACGCCGCCAAAGCGGGCCCGTCCTCCCGGACGAGTCCGCTTTGGCCGCTCATGCTTCCAACCAAGGAGCCGGAGCAAGGGCGGGAGAGTGCTCCCCCGCCCCCGCTCCGACGCGTGCATCCAGACGGGCGCCTCGTGTGAGGCTTCGGCCCGTCAGCCCTTTCGTCGTCTTCTGACCCGAAGGTCCGTGCCCGGCACCACCCGTCAGCACATGAAGAACGGGACGCGACGGCCTTGCCGCGTCTCCGCCCGGCTCCCGCCGGCTTCTACTCAGGCCACACTCCTCCTCTGCGAGGTTTGAATCACCGGAGCGTCGCCGCTCCGGCACCGGGGACCTACCCGGCCCACGCAGAGGTTCCCGCGTTAGCAATGGACTTCGCTCGACCGATCACGTCGGTAGCCGGTGTGACCCGGCGGTCCTGTCGTCGCACGTCTGACGCTTCCGCATCAGCGCAGTCACCGTGCCCCAGATGGAGCACGCTTTCGAGGGGTAGAAACCAGAAGCTCCCCTCTATCCATCGACGGCAGGCTTTCCCTGTTCGGCATCGTCTTCGGTCGAACTCACCGGCAAGCCCTTGACGCCATGACGGCTCGGGCCTCTCGTGGTTGAGCTTTTCGCGTTCCGAGTCTTGCTCGGATACCCGGTGCTGATAGGCACCGGCCTTGTGCGTCGCCGCACTCGGGCTCCCCACGCCGGGCAGGTTGAACGGGCCACGTCCTCACGGACGCTCGGCCACGGACCCCCTGCACGGGATTCGGACACGCTCGTGTCCACACCCGCTTTGAACCATTGCGGCTCGGCAGAACGCCGAGACTTTCCGCGTCGCCCGACTTCTGCCGGTGCGAAAAACCATCGGATAGAACGCACGGATTACTCACGGCCATCATGGCCGGTGGATTACTCGTGCGAGCCTCCGTCGAGCTGGGCGAGCCACTCTCATGGCAACCCAGCTCTACGGGCGTGACACTCGCCGGATGGTCAGTCCGGCCCCTTCGCCTGGTTGGTGGCCAGGCTCGGGGTGCATCACCCCATCTGGAGCACGCCGAGCACGCGTTGTGCGTGAGTCGACGACCGCAGGGCGGAGCCCTGCGGAATGTGTTATGGCATCCGAGCCATCGAGTGTGCTCTAGCCGTCGATGCCAAGGGCTTTGACTGTGACGAACATCCGTGATACTGCCCAGACATGCGATACCGCCCGTTCCTTGCGCCACACGAAGACCCCAATGACGGGGAGCCAGCCGCTCGGGGCGGGTGGCGCCTGTGGTTGGCCGAGGGTGGACCGCCATTCGTCGTGTGCACGGTCTTCGGTGTGTTCGCCGGCGGCGACCTGCGTGCCAAATACGGGGTGGAAGCAGATCACTTTCTCGACCAGGTGTTGCTGGTTGTGGGGGCGGTGCTCCTGGTGTGTGTGCTCATCGGAGCATGGTCTGCCAAAAAAAGAAAGGGACGGACTTGATCCGTCCCTTTGGCGGGTGCTTACTGGAGCAGGAACCAGAGTCTCGTTGCTCCGACTCCTACCCAGAAACCACCGAGGGCACCCACGATGGCTCGCCACGGCCCTTCGTAGATTCGTCTCTCGATATAGCGCTCGTACCGTTGCACGATCACTTCTCTCTCTCTTGCCGGCTTTTTCATACGTTTTCCTCCATCAAAATCCCAGTTTCGGTCCTCAAACGAACCGACACGGCCTTTGGATGGGGAGCCGGCCTGCGAGACGCGACAGGTCACCTCTTTGACGAGACGGGTGACGGAACGATTTGTTCTGGTAGCTGGGGGGCCCTCCGCGCGGAAGTGCTTCAATCCCACAAATTCTGCTGGACACCAACGGAACCGGCGTTAGCATATACGCGAACAGACTGGAGAGGTTTCGCGTGGCGAAGAAAAAAAACGGCTTGGACATCCCGATCGGTGAGAGGCTTCGCACGCAGCGGATCGAGGTCGTCAAGAAGGGCCTCCGCGAGATGGCCGGCCTGCTCGGCATCTCACCCCCGCACCTGACCGACATCGAAAAAGGCAATCGCTCCCCTTCCGAGGACCTACTCGTCAGGATCAGCAAGCTATACAACATGGATGAGATCGAACTACGCACCGCCTGGGAGAAGGTGGACACCGTGGTCAACAACGTCGCCAAGAAGAACTCGACGACGATGCGGCGGGTGCCGGAGTTCCTCCGTACCGCCAGCGACCTCACGGATGAACAGTGGCAGGATGCCATTCGGCACGTGCAGAACCTCAAACGCAAGAAGTGACGGAGTAACCCGTGGCGACTGGCGAGTCCCCCATCCTGAGGCTGCGGCCATCCGTCAAGCGAGTCGAGTCCGCCGCGTGGAGGACGCTGCAGGATTGCCGCGAGAGACTCGGGTTGGATCGATTGCCCGTACCAGTTCCGGTCGAGCATTGGATCGAGCACCCGCTTGGGTACCGGTTCGGCGTGGTCCGGCTGGAGAAGGGCATTCTCGGCCAGGCGTTCATCAAGGACCGCGAGATTCTGGTGAGCGATCGGATCTCTCATGAGGGGCGGTTTCGGTTCACTTGTGCGCACGAACTCGGCCATCAGGTGCTGCACCGAAGCAGACGCGGAGCGTACACGGACGCGAACGTCATGCACTCGGGCCCCAAGCAGCGTGTGGAGTGGGAAGCAGACCGGTTTGCTGCGGCGTTCCTGATGCCGATTCCGCTTGTCATTGAGCACTTGTTCCTTCTGCGCGATGAACTCGGGGTTCCGCGCGAGCAGATGGCCACGCTCCTTCAGTCCGGTGAGGCCTCGCTGTCATTGTGGCGTGACACGTTCCTGCCAGCGATTGCCGCTCGATTCGGCGTCTCACGCGAGTCGGCGGTGTATCGATTCGGTGAGATCGAACTGATCGACGGCTCGCCGTTCATGGTCCACGAACATCGGCCGCGGCTCTTGGCCGGCCGGCCAAGGCCCGGCGCGCGAGCCGGTGGCGAGCCGAGCCTGTTCCAATAGCCCCTTTTTCGGGAGTATGTTCGCATGCGTGCAAACAGGGTAACAACAGGGTTCTCGGCGCCAAATCCGCACCATCCACGCGCCCCCGCGACCCCGCCGCCATTCGCCGCTGCGTCAACTGCAGCGAGTAGCGACACGAGCACCACCCGATTCGCCCCCACGCCGTGGCCAGCATGAACGATCACTTGCCAACTCTGTTCGTCTCTGGCGCGGAGATCCATCGGTCCCGTCAGTCGCTGCAGTCGGATTCGCGGTCATCCCTCGTGCACCGACAAACCAAATCGCTTCTCGTGTCTGGAGGCGCAAGCCATGATGCCATCGCGTGACTGGTTCTCCGATGACGAAGTCTCAGCTCTGTTCGCCGCAGTCCGCACGCCGTGGTGGAAGGCGTTCCTCTCGCTCGGTGTCGATGTGGGGCTTCGACCGGTTGAGTCGCTCAACATGCTGTGGGAAGACATCGATCCGACCACGCTGAGTGTTCGTGTTCAGCCGAGGCGATCTGAAGAGCTCCGCTTGGATGATGGAGCGGTCGTCCCCGTGCTCGCGTTCTCTCCGAGCGTGAGCTGCAACCGTACCGTCCCGGCACCGTCGTACACCATCAACGCTCTGCGCCGCCTTCGACGAACGTGCGAGTGGGGATCTCCTTACGTGTTTGTCCCAGCTGAGAGGTTGTGCCGACTCTTCCCGCTATTGGACTCAGGCCGATCCGCCACCACTGACCTTGCGCCGGGAATTGGGCGGGTCTTCGTGTCTGTGCAGCGTGAGGCCCGCGTCGAGCTATCGAAGCGATTCCGGCGGTCGCTCGCCGAAACTCCTTGGCGACAGCGGACTCTCGCAGCACTCCGTAACACGTTCGCACAACGCGCCGCGGAAGCGATGCGTCCCGCGGATTTGGCGGCACACATGGGCTTTGCGCGCAGCACGGCCGTCCTGGCGCACTACGACCGCAACTTCCGTGACCGTCGAGGTGAGGCATGAACCCGGAACCTGGTACCAGACCGAACCGAGAAGCCCGCCTCACGGTCAATCGGCGAGAGGCGGCACAGATGCTCGGGATCAGCGAGCGGCTGCTCTGGACGCTGACGAACGCGGGTGAGGTCCCGCACATCCGGCTTGGTGCCCGGGTGCTCTATCCCGTGAAGGCTCTCAACGAGTGGATCGAAGAGCGCACCAGCGGCTCCGACCGCTGATCGACTTGGACTCGGCGGCAGGTATGATCGCGCCGCGGATTGGAGGCCACCATGGCGACCGTTTTCAAGCGTGGAGGCAAGGGACCATGGATCATCCAGTGGTATGACCACAAGGGTGACCGTCGCGAGATGTCCAGCCGAACCACGGACAAGCGACGCGCGGAGCAGCTCGCACAGAAGCTCGAATCCGACAAGCTGCTCCGCAAGACGGGCATCATCGACGCCGCCACAGATGGCTTCGTGCAGCACCGAAAGAGCCCCCTCGGCGAACACCTCACCGACTACCTCGCCGACCTGCGCCACCGTGGGTGCAATCCGCGTCACGTGCGGACCGTTGAGATCCAGCTCAACCGCATGATCGATGACATCAGTGCCAAGCACCTGACCGACCTTGAGCCCATCAAGGTCGCTCGCCATCTCCGTGCGCTCAGGTCGGTGCCCGTGAAGCAGTTGCGTGAGGAGGCGAGCGAGGAGAAGCAGCGGACGATCGGGCCCCGAACCGTGAACGCGGTCCGGTCCGCCGTCATCGCCTTCCTCAACTGGTGTGTGCGGACTGGGAGATTGCCCCACAACCCCTGCCAGTACCTGCCCAAAGTCGACGAGACCAAGGACCAGCGTGTGAAGCGCCGGGCGCTCACGACCGAGGAACTCACCCGGCTCGTGCAGACCTCGGACCGACGCGGGCTCGTCTACCTGGTGGCCGCTATGACCGGGCTTCGGATGAAGGAGATGCGATCGATCACCTGGGGCGATGTGGACCTTCACAACGCCGCGATGCTGGTCCGCGCGAGTATCGGCAAGGCCAAGCGGGACGACTGGATCGCGCTCACAGCGGAGGTGGTGCAGGCCCTGACAGCGGCCAAGCCCAAAGGCGCATCGCCCGCGGACACTGTCTTCCCGACGCTCCCCACAACCCGGACGTTCTCATCGGACTTGGCCGCTGCCAAGATTCCCGAGTACGACGCCGCCGGCCGGCGGGTGGACCGCCACGCCCTGCGGACAACCGCCGGCACGATGCTCGCCCGGGCGGGCGTCATGCCCCAGGAAGCTCAGCGGCAGATGCGGCACGCGGACATCAAGACCACGCTCCGCCACTACACCGACCTGCGACTTGCCGACCAGGCACGAGCGGTCGCGAAGCTTCCGACCATCACCCCAGTCGGGGTTGATCTGGCGGCCACGGGCACGTGCGGACCGACCCCCAGCACCTCCAGCAACCCCCAGCAGTATTCCCAGCAGTCGGTGCGCCAAACGGCACCAAACGACGCCTCGGCGTGCCAGCCGGTGCGAAAACCCGGCCGAGAGACCGGAGTCGCGAAACCCTCAAATTCTGCGGGAAAAAGCGCGTCTTTGCGAGGGCGTGCGACGCGTTACACGAAAGCGGGCGACCGGAATCGAACCGGCGACATTCAGCTTGGGAAGCTGACGTTCTACCGCTGAACTACACCCGCGTGAACAGGGGCTCGGGGGCCGCCCCGTGTCGGATCAGAATAGGCCGGTCGGGGCCC containing:
- a CDS encoding tyrosine-type recombinase/integrase, with protein sequence MAIRSAGPAAATRFVEFFVATIRNPNTREAYARAVRSFFGWAECLGIARLDQIQPLTVAAYIESTGKTHSRPTVKQHLAALTGLFDWLVVGGHLSSNPAASVRGPAHVVRRGLTPVLTAVEARSLLDSIPLKGATSIRDRALIAVMVFSFARVSAAVGMRVADYFPEGKRWKLRLREKGGKQHIVPCHHTAEAYVDQYIDAAGIAGEPTSPLFRTTDRRGCFTDRSMTRNDALRMVKRRARAVGLPASICCHTFRATGITSYLENGGTIENAQAIAAHESPRTTKLYDRRNDEITLDEIERIRI
- a CDS encoding helix-turn-helix transcriptional regulator: MPQKAHRTDNYQPVPELLRHMRSEAGLTQRSLAELLDRPQSWVHNCEAGDRRVDLAEFVSWTRACGRTPRSALEHYLRALDP
- a CDS encoding helix-turn-helix transcriptional regulator, whose product is MAKKKNGLDIPIGERLRTQRIEVVKKGLREMAGLLGISPPHLTDIEKGNRSPSEDLLVRISKLYNMDEIELRTAWEKVDTVVNNVAKKNSTTMRRVPEFLRTASDLTDEQWQDAIRHVQNLKRKK
- a CDS encoding ImmA/IrrE family metallo-endopeptidase, translating into MATGESPILRLRPSVKRVESAAWRTLQDCRERLGLDRLPVPVPVEHWIEHPLGYRFGVVRLEKGILGQAFIKDREILVSDRISHEGRFRFTCAHELGHQVLHRSRRGAYTDANVMHSGPKQRVEWEADRFAAAFLMPIPLVIEHLFLLRDELGVPREQMATLLQSGEASLSLWRDTFLPAIAARFGVSRESAVYRFGEIELIDGSPFMVHEHRPRLLAGRPRPGARAGGEPSLFQ
- a CDS encoding helix-turn-helix domain-containing protein, which translates into the protein MLGISERLLWTLTNAGEVPHIRLGARVLYPVKALNEWIEERTSGSDR